The DNA region acgatcccagctgaggaataaaggtcttatctagtgaaacaatttgttattttattttaaaaattacactttaacatgctcatcttgtctagctctgtttgaactctggttcaagacagttagggtatgttgactcaactttaaaatcgtctacatcgctgcagaagtaccgacccagtgtttacaaagtgaacatgcaaagaacaaagaaagaaagataaaacagcaatgtaggacgattttgaagttggagcagaAAATTAAatgagagtttttcaacataccctaactgccttgaaccggagtgcacagagtgtgcatcacagagctagacaagaccagcatttaaggttaaagagtatataaatattaatttatataagaaaatgacagatcatttcgctagataagacccttcccaGCAAACACATTTACATTGTGGCAACATCTGTGcaacattacatttttacaaagGCAACGTTGCCGTTTACATGCTCGCAACATTGTAACAATGTAGAAATGTAAGACACGAAAGGGCTGAAGCAACGTTGTTGCGCAACATTCATCAACCGTGAGGCGACGTTTTtactaaatgtattttttattccaGATTGTAAATATAGCCTTTTCTGTGTGTCATATCAGACCCGGGATAAGTATGTAATACTTTTAAATactgtttaatattaaaaatggtTCATTAAACATTAATAGTGTTTAACTTAACATCTGCTTGTGTAAACTTTGAAGAGTAAAAATTCAATACGAATTCATGTAATCAAACTTTATTTCTTACCAAACATTACATACATACAAAGGATTTCTAAGTACGTTACCAAAAGGTATAcatttgggggaaaaaatgtaatttagagtatattaattatgtaaatatattaagtcatttagtttaagtatattaaataacaaataaaaaagcaaaggcatctgagaacgtttattaaacaaaagAAAAGCAGCGAAACAGTGGTCACAGCCTAAGCACAACCTTCAGAGATGGCCCTGAACCGTGAATGAATGGCAACATTGTGACAACGTAGTAACAACCCGAACAACACAATGTAGAACCAACAACCTTTTAGCCATGTTGTTACAACGTTGCTAAAAGGTTGGCTACGTTGTGGCAACGTTCTGTGTTTGTTGGGTTATTCCTCATCTGGCATCGTttagagttctttgaagctgcttttataaccttcaatctgttgagcaccattaaagtccactagaagaagaaaaatcctggaatgttttcctcaaaaaacaatttctttgcgactgaagtaagaaaggctatattttggatgacatgtgggtgagtattttatcaggatttttttattctggaagtggagtaatcctttaatgctCCTCTATAAGTTTCAGAGGACCAGTTATTTTCACTGCATCATCCAGTGTGAGTGTGTTTTACAGCAGTAACTGGGTCAAACTGACTGTAAAAGTCAAAGTTCACATCCACACACCTCATTTTCCCTGTAGTGGTGATGTCAACCCGCACAGGCTGGAATCTGTAGGTGGGAGAGGAGACTTCTAGGACATACGATCCGGACGGAACATCACTGACTGTGAAACTTCCATCATCTCTGCAGAAAGAAGCAGGACTGATCTGGTACTACAGTACAAGGATGCTGTCAGATGATAGAACCATCATAGCAAACACAGAACGCTTCCTATTGGGTAACCACATCCATTTttcgaaattaagatttatacataatctgaaagctgagtaaataagccttccattgatgtatggtttgttaggataggacaatatttgtcctatttgaaaatctggaatctgagggtgcaaaaacatcaaaatattaagaaaatcacctttaaagttgtccaaatgaagttcaaaatagataaaaaattaagttctgatatatttatggtaggaaatttacaaaatatcttcatggaacatgatcttaatatcctaatgatttttggcgtaaaagaaaaatgcatacattttgacccatacaatgtatttttggctattgctacaaagttCTGTGAACGTACTAAGAACTTTTTTGGGACCAGTTAAGAATGTTCTTTGAATGTACTGAAAACAATTTCTAAAACATTTTGGCGACCAAATAAGAACGTTTTAAGAACATGCTGGGAATGTTATTATTTACTTCCTACTTCATATTTACTTTACTAAAACGTTCCTACCTAACCAACAGAACATTAGAACATtggatttgtgaccctggaacacaaaaccagtgttaagtagaactttgtagcaatagccaaaaatacattgtatgggtcaaaattatcaaattttctattatgccaaaaatcattaggatattaagtaaagatcatgttccatgaaatatatcaaaacttaatttttgattagtaatatgcattgctaagaacttcatttggacaattttaaaggtgattttctcaatattttgattttttttgcaccctcagattccagattttcaaacaggacacatattgtcctatcctaacaaaccatacatcaatggaaagcttatttattcagctttcagatgatgtataattctCAATTTCAACAAATTGACCCTAATTACTGGTTGTTCGCTGGGATGGTATTgaatcatattcatattcattgCTTTTGCATGCACGTATTACATCTGCTCTCGCTCACGTGCGTTTGTTTCGGCGTGCACGCGCACCTGAGAAACCCCACGTGTTTGTCTCCATCCAGCAGAACCCGAGCAGATGAGATCCAGTCCTGAGCTCTGACACCCGGAACCAGCGCTCGACCCGACACCTGAACCCTCACATCTCCTTCAGGCGTCTTAAACATCACATCTTCATCGTCTTCCTCTAGACTGATGTCCTGAGAGAAACACGCGCGCAGCCCGAACAGAAGCAGCAAACAGGATCGCACGTGCAACTTCATCGGATTCTTTGACTTTTCACTGTCTAAACAGTGGCTCTTTAAAGCTGCTCTCACTTTGAGATAAAAATAAACCAACACATGACAGGTTTACACAACTGTTTGCTGTCAAAGTTTGACAGACGCTGCGTGATGACGTCACCGGGCGCGTCAGACTGAAGTCAACAACTATTTATATATTCCATATACATAAGAAAACGTATGTAGACCAAATTTTATCCCATTTTATTAAtgactttaaattttatttaaatctcttggaacaaacaaaaaaaaaaaagcactgaaaACATGTTATGCTCTGAAAGCATTGAAATGTAtgtaattttgtttcttttttctctttttgtttcttttttctctctctggcAGCTAGTGTTAATTTGACATGAAAATGTAATACCTCTGGTTCTTGTGGCATTGAGttgataaagaataaaaaaaaaatatttactcatATATATCACAGTTAATGTTCTTAGGGGATTTATATGTGAatgctttcttttttgttttgttttcataactGACTCAAAGtcttgttttgaatcaaatgattatctGCACTATAAAGTtccaatatgaatcaaatgattcacaaactcgcaaCGAAGtctcgatttgaatcaaatgattcgcgcttttaagttccgatctgaatcaaatgattcgcgaactcacacctacattttaatttgaatcaaatgattcgtggtCCACGCTTCTaagttccaaactgaatcaaatgattcacgaacttgCACCGAAGTctcgatttgaatcaaattattcgcgctTTTAagttcggatctgaatcaaatgattcgcgaactcacacctacattttaatttgaatcaaatgattcgtggtCCACACTTCTaagttccaaactgaatcaaatgattcacgaacttgCACCGAAGTctcgatttgaatcaaattattcgtgaTTCGTGCTTTAAagttcggatctgaatcaaatgattcacaaactcacacctacattttaatttgaatcaaatgattcgcaatccaagcgtcaaagttctgatctgaatcaaatgattcacaaactcacacctacattttaatttgaatcaaatgattcgcaatccaagcgtcaaagttctgatctgaatcaaatgatttgcgaactcgcaCCTACGTtttaatttgaatcaaatgatttgtggtcCACGCTTCTaagttccaaactgaatcaaatgattcatgaacttgtctcgatttgaatcaaattattcgtgaTTCGTGCtttaaagttctgatctgaataaatgatttgcgaactcgcaCCGAAGTCTCGTTTTGAATccaatgattcgcaatctgcactataaagttctgatctgaatcaaatgattcgcaatccgcagttccgatcttaatcaaatgattcccgaactCACACctgtttcgatctgaatcaaataatttgtgaactcaaataaatgatttgtgaactcgcACCAAAGTCTCGATTTAAATCAACTGATTTGCGATCTGCACTTCAAAGTTCATaactgaatcagatgattcacaaactcgcacTGAAGTctcaatttaaatcaaatgattcgcgatccaagcttcaaagttccgatctaaatctaaTGATTAATTCATTTGGTTTGTCTGTTCCTCCACTTTTTGTGTCTTCAgtcatgtttacacgacactctCTACTACTACTGTCTTAGCTCACTAGTTtgatgacattaactgaaataagcgaaacAAGTATCTTCTTCTTTCTCTCTTGGTTTGCTCCCTTCAATCAGGGGTCGCCGCAGCGGAGTAATCCGCACCACCAATTTGACACATGTTTTACGCCAGATGCCCTTCCTGATGCAACCCAGTCCTGAGAGTGCAAGCGAAACaagtatgatgtttacaaataataatatccatatttccattgcaaagataacatccaacacaaatctagGAACATACTGAGGTGAGGTAAGCGGTTTACTTCTTACTAGTGCAACACTCCATTAATATGACCAGCTGCAGCTCAAAACACACGTTAGATGTtcacattgtgcattatgatggagtttgtagcttaattgACTATATATGAAATAGTTTGAGCTGCAGTTCAGTTGCTGACAGTTCAATAGGAAATCAGCTGAAAGCATCCAGTCATCTCATACCATTCAATTCAATCTTACATTGATCagtatttatttagtaaaaaatatttgtgcaattattattttttgcttcaAAAATTTATATCggaaaaattaaacacttatttcatagatacatagTCTTTCAGTAATTCAAGTACCTCtttaggaatattgctattttcaagagttttccaggccttacatataaaaaagttaaattcaaGTACCTTGTAAGAACCCTTAATAAGGCTAAAAAATGACATTCAGTAGCATTTCCATTCATTGGTTTAATTATAGCAGTCTAAACATGAACACACTGTAATCACACACTATTAAACACGTTAAACTGCTAGTATTCCAGTAAACGATGGATATCCATCAGTGTTTCAAGATTCAGATCAGTGTTCATCTGTGATGATGTTCCTCACAACTGAATCAAATGAGACTCAACAGCCTGAGAAACAAAAGCAGTTTCGATTAGCAGTTTGATTTCATTATTGCGTTAAATATCAGCAGTTCATTACCTTCCAGAAGTCAGCGGTTGTTTGTGAAGCGGATGTAAGGTGTGTTTTCAGCGTCCAGAGCTCCTGCAGCTGCTGCTTCAACACGCCGATGTTCCTGCAGGTCAAATCAACATTTAACAGCTGTATTTGTGTAATCCTTTCAGTTTTAAGATGAAGGTGTATTACCTGTGATCTGATGACTGACGGTTGTCGATCAGCCGTGAGCTCCAGCGTTCCAGCGCTGCGTGAATCCAGATTAAAGCGCTGATGATGTAGCTGAAGCAGAGAGATCACATCAGCATCGTCATGAACACCAAAGACACGACTGATGAAGACACAGCGCTTACTCTTCAAAACAGCTCTCAAGAAGGTTCTTGACCAGAGGAAAGAGGTCCACACAGAAGCCCAGCGTTTCCTCTTGAAGGCTGCTGGGAACAGATCTATCATGAAGTGTTCAGACAGTAAAACCAGCTCAAGATCTGCAGGATTTACCTTCTAGTCAGAGCAGGTAAGCAGTCGACCAGCACACTGACGTCCTGCAGACTGTAGAGAGGAATGAGAACTTTGACTAACGTTATGAACAAATGTCTAGTTATCTGGTCTTAAATAATGTTCTTGAAATGTTAGCACAAAAACATCATTTCTACATCATTCATGGAATGTTTTGTTCTGAAACACTTTGGATGTTGGTCTAACATTGTCTAAATGTTACTACTTGTTTCAGAACAtacagagaacattcaaaagtaacattccacGTTTGCAAAATGATCAAATGTAACATTCCTTTAATGTTTGCATAACATctgtgcaaaaacaaaacaaagccatTAAAAATAGTTACTTTTCTCATTTTCTGATAAGTTTAAGTAaaataactaaactaaaactgaaaattaataaaactacagACATAACGCaatattactaaaactaaaataaaaaaaactgctaaaacttgaactaaaaccatgcattaaaaaCTTGAACTAAAGTAAACATGaactgaattaaaataaacattgatcatttttgtttagtttaagtttaagtaaaatatataaactaaacctaacaaattatatatataaaaatatgtatatttgaaataaaaaagagTAAACCTTtaactaaaatctaaaaaaatctaaaataaaattgaattcaaaatattaactaaaactaCAGTATATTATCTTAGTGATACTAAATATCATTGAGATAATATACTGCTGTGTGTCTAAATGTTACTGCTTGTTTTCAGAACATAcatagaacattcaaaagtaacattccacGTTTGCAAAATGATCAAATGTAACTTTCCATTAATGTTTGCATAACATctgtgcaaaaacaaaacaaaaccaaagccATTAAAAATAGTAACTTTTCAAATTTTTGATGagtttaagttaaaataaaataactaaactaaaaatgaataaaaactgtacaGACATACTtcgaaaaaaatcagaaaaacgcaacattattaaaactaaaataaaaaactgctaaaacttgaactaaaaccatgcattaaaaaacttaagtaaaaataaagtaaacatgAACTGAATTGAAATAAACAttgttcatttttgtttagtttaaatttaagtaaaatatataaactaaaaccatttataaacaaaaatatgtagacatatttacattttttttaaatgagtaaaactttaactaaaatataaaataaaatataaaataaaatcgaattcaaaatattatctcaatgatactaaataACACTGTTTTTAAAATCaagatataatttaattaaacatgaccatatattcatattttgtatatttatattgagTTTGTTCAGTTCATGTTCAGATTAAATTTTTTCTGTTTAAATGGAAGGGTTTCATGTTGAAAGAGCAGTATTATTTGatattttgattcattttttcctgttgttttctgtttaaatataattACTTTAAAATTAGACATCAAGCATTGAAAAGGTGGATCAGCGTGATCTGCACGTtcagaaaaaaagttaaatgttCTTGGAACATATTTTTGTTTGAATGACTAAAGTCACTCTTGTCATCTGTCTGACGCTGTTTTACCGTTCTAGGAAAGACAGCAGCTCTCCTGTGCTTCTCCTCCAGAGCGTCAGAGCCAGACTGAGCCTCAGATTTCTGCCGTGAAGAACGTCTGTCAGCAGATGATGCTCTTCAGAGATCTGCAGAAGCGGCAGCGGTGAGCAAATGCACTTTATAAGTGTATAGAGTTTCtctgattttcattttttaatgctAGTTTGTCATCCACTGGATTGATTCAttcaagtaataaaaaataatttaacatcACTGAACTAATTTATGGGtcgaagatgaaaaaaaaaaagaagtgtaacactgctttaaattgttgatgtttttccaaaaaaatcttaaaacgttttctgtataatttatttgcatttttgtttttgttattcagagcaaaaaataaatattatacattttcccctcatttacagaagacactaaaatgtaattcagtgtaacaatcttgtcaggcatatttacaacaaaaatcaatttataacattaaaagatgaattactttcaccccaaatactaattagttgtaattctacatttgtaAAAAATTGCCACTATCCtatgttttgcccatttgtctaaAATGggcaaaaactaaaattttaaaacatacataaaaaaattGAAAAGTCTTTTATGCAGCACTAATTTCATAAAAaatcagtaaaaatgtgaaatattattacaatttcaaacagatgtttttttatgtgaatatctgttaaactgtaattgatttctgtgatgcaaagctgagttttcagcaccattactccagtcttctgattattatcaatataagatttatataattataataaataatcatttatttGACAAGAACACAttcaattggtcaaaagtgacagtaaagacattgttgCAGAATTACATAATGTTACAGTAGATTTCtattacaaataaatgctgttcttttaaacatttgtaaaaaaaaattgccactattctaggttttgcccatttgtcagtaagaatgtttcactcatttaaaaacataataaaattcaGTATGCTTCCTTAATCTTTTATcaattttaatatgtacaagtcagaataagcacaaatattgttacactgaatgacaatgtaacaattttattctccaaaaatttatttgaaaccttaaaagtagacacatttaatgtgctttctatggaaatAAATAATTTCGACCATTTCTgtgtctttgacccatatgcaCAATAATTTATACCAGCAAAACTGATTATTATAGGTTAAAAACAACAAGTGCAGGTCATCACTTAATACAGTGTTAAAACATCATTTCATTATCGCTTTTATCCAATGTGTGTTTCAGCTTTTAAGTAAAGCTCCTCTGCAGGTTTACCTGTGAACAGCATCTCCAGTGGCTCAGGCTCTCGCTGTGCTGAGGTTTGTCTTCACGCATCGTCTCTCGGACAGGTTTCACGGGTGTCGAGGCTCTTCTGTGAGCGCCGGGTCCCTTCAtgtgataatgatgatgatggtgtGTTTTCCTCTTGCAGGACACGACTCTCTTTAGCCGGCCAGCTGCATTCGAGCGACTGAAGATCAAGCACACATTTAGATGATCAGAAGATCTTCTGTTCTCACACCTGATTTGAGAAATGGATTAGGATTTGGATTTCCGTGAGACCTGACGCAAATCTAGCGGTAGTGTTAAATGTATTGTatataccgtaaatatatattaaaacttaatttttgattagtaatatgcattgctatgaactttatttggacaactttaaaggtgattttctcaatatttagatttttcaaatagttgtatctcggccaaatcttaacttatttattcctctttcagatatggagttagaattgttgcataattccaaataaatatattatgatccacaaataaatgtaaagcgattgacaaaaacaatgcatattcacaaaataaatagaatgagacccacaaataaatcttagagttccacaaacatgaattatattcacaagtaaaaaaatttgaattgcaaataaaaaaacatactcacaaatattttacaaacacaactttgcccggcatttatatgtgaatcgcgtactgtgcatttgtagatcgctgcgtGTATTTGTGGATTGCTTTCTGTGCATTTGTGGATCGCTGCgcgtatttgtgaattttgaaacatttcaagcgtCAAGACTCACACTGATCCTCAAATGTATGGACTCCACCCACCTTctacttaagccaatcagataccggccacgtggggctgaccaatcgttgcacgttctcgctccaaccaatcacgtttttacGGTGACCGTAAGGTCACTTATGTTTGTAAATATGTAAACtgagaacatgatattatgtaGTGACCACAAGATATTAATTTGTGGGAACCTCATATGTTacatatgttatatattatatgtattatatgtatcatattttattagtcatattcgttattttccccttcatttcgatctctttacttaatgttctgaatgtaggttctatatttactggaatgcagtttaatatatattgtattttatttagtctaattaatagacaaatatagtgtttcagtgaagagtgaattattcacgtagtttcatttgggaACCATTTATCgtcacagtaaaataggcctacatgacattccttctattaactggtCGTCTTTTTTCcgaatttgtattattattatcgtcatcattattataattattactattattattagccttttattatgtatatatttttatatttttgtttatattcgtttcccccttAATTTTGATCTCTTAATGTTCTATATGGAAattatactgtaaatgcttgacatatgctatatgactgagttttactggaatgtagtttaaaggttgaattgaacatatattttatttggtTTCGTCTAATAAATAGACTAGATTATATAATACTATACTGAATCATTCACgtatagtttcatttgtaaatgcttgacatatgctatatgactttatgattgtatttatgcccgtgtgtgaccataaatgagcatgttttcatttacaaatgaaactatacGTGAATGATTCAGTATAGTATTATATAATCTAGTCTATTTGGAGAACGTGCAACGATTGGTCAGCCCCACGTGGccggtatctgattggcttaagtagaaggtgggtggagtccatccatttgtggattagtttgcgtcttgacgcttgaaatgtttcaaaattcacaaatacgcgcagcgatttacaaatgcacagagagcaatccacaaatacgcgcagcgatctacaaatgcacagtacgcgattcacatataaatgccaggcaaagttgtgtttgtagaataaaaacaaatatttgtgagtatgttttttatctgcaattcaaaatgttttacttgtgaatataattcatgtttgtggaactctaagatttatttgtggatctcattttttttattttgtgaatatgcttggtttttttcaatcgctttacatttatttgtggatcataatgtatttatttggaattaagcaacaattctaactccatattcagatgacccttatgactggttttgtggtccagggtcacgtattgaTAGTgcaaaaattatatacaatattagaatgtttgcaggAGTGGACACAAAAATCCTGGGAGAGGTTGCAGGTCAAAAAAAGCCAGTCATCAGCTTAAAATCTCACCTCTTTTTACCAGTGTCTTTCATTTTGTTACATGCATCCtgtgaaaataaaaaattacatgttaAACCAATAATTGCTTCTCTAAATGTATGATACTACAGAACTAAAATTTtcaaacatatataaaaaattgaaataattgTGATTTATTTGAAATAAGTCTTTTATGCAGCACTAAtttgataaaaagtaaaaatgtgaaaCGTTATTACAGTTTCAAacggctgttttctatgtgaatatctgttaagctaatttatttctgtgatcaaagatgaattttcagtatcattactgcagtcttttgattattttcaatataacatttaaataattataataaataatcatttatttGTCAAGAACACattaaatggttcaaaagtgacagtaaaggcattgttgcaaaaattaataatgttacagtagatttctatttcaaattaaatgctgttcttttcaactttttattcatctgtgaatcctgaaaaataaaatgtatcagttttcacaaaaatattgagtAGCACGACtgatttcaacattaataatcagaaatgtttcttgagcagtaaatcagtatattagaatgatttctgaaggatcatggacactgaaaattcagctttgatcacaggaataaattacagtttaacagatattcacatagaaaacagctgttttaaactgaaataatatttagcatttttactgtatttttgatcaaacaaatgctgcattaaaaaacatttattctaaacttttgactttttgataatcattatgtatgttttactATTTCAGTTTTGTTATTTAAACACAGCAAgcaatttaatattattttgcatTATCACTGTTCTACTATATTTTGTTATAACACTATAGTGAGTGTATATTTTCAAGTTGTCATCAGTTGTAGTTTAATTGCATTGTCAGTACAGTTATTCTTCACCTGTTGTAAGTGTTTTGCCTCTGAGATCTGAACCGTGTATCTGTGATCttcctcatcctcatcctcatcctcagAGGACatcaggaatcaaacacaggctGCAATGCGCTGAAACACCAGCAGGAGTCACAGTTACACTGGTGAACACAGTCAACATCACTGATTTATCTGACAGACAGCTGTCAATCATCATCATTTTCCATCCACATCCATTACagcgcaagaaaaaaaaaactccgaTGACGAACGCTTAAAAAAATGTTCAGGCAGTTACAAATAAAAAcgcgaaataaaaaaaaaacaatataaataataaatatttttaaacaattattataattattacaaaaGTACAAACAGAAAAACAAGGCAGCGCTGAGCTTCTGCACTGCAGGACAAAATCAAAACAATGACGAGAGCGCGCACGTACACGTACGTCACGTGATCAGCACC from Garra rufa chromosome 21, GarRuf1.0, whole genome shotgun sequence includes:
- the LOC141295943 gene encoding KATNB1-like protein 1; the protein is MSSEDEDEDEEDHRYTVQISEAKHLQQDACNKMKDTGKKSRSNAAGRLKRVVSCKRKTHHHHHYHMKGPGAHRRASTPVKPVRETMREDKPQHSESLSHWRCCSQISEEHHLLTDVLHGRNLRLSLALTLWRRSTGELLSFLERLQDVSVLVDCLPALTRSLQEETLGFCVDLFPLVKNLLESCFEDYIISALIWIHAALERWSSRLIDNRQSSDHRNIGVLKQQLQELWTLKTHLTSASQTTADFWKAVESHLIQL